One stretch of Streptomyces sp. NBC_00443 DNA includes these proteins:
- a CDS encoding ABC transporter ATP-binding protein yields MTSLRTDRVVRRLADKVVVDGVTLTLSPGETVGLLGPNGSGKSTLLRLLAGVLAPTAGLVTLDGRPLPEVGRAATARRVATVEQHAHTQTELTVRDVVALGRIPHRRAWTPPTAGDAEAVAAALARTGLTDRAAQSWHTLSGGERQRTQIARALAQEPRELLLDEPTNHLDIQHQLDLLALVASLPVTTVIALHDLNLAAMYCDRLLVLRAGRAVAEGTPREVLTPALIEQVYGVRAEVTDDPGHPVIRFLRPVGPVGRC; encoded by the coding sequence ATGACCAGCCTGCGTACGGACCGTGTCGTACGGCGCCTCGCCGACAAGGTCGTCGTCGACGGCGTCACCCTCACCCTGAGTCCCGGCGAGACCGTCGGCCTGCTCGGCCCCAACGGCTCGGGCAAGTCGACCCTCTTGAGGCTCCTCGCCGGGGTCCTCGCCCCCACCGCCGGGCTCGTCACCCTGGACGGACGCCCGCTGCCCGAGGTCGGCCGCGCGGCCACCGCCCGGCGTGTCGCCACCGTCGAACAGCACGCCCACACCCAGACCGAACTGACCGTCCGCGACGTCGTCGCCCTCGGCCGCATCCCGCACCGCCGTGCCTGGACGCCACCGACGGCGGGCGACGCCGAGGCCGTCGCCGCTGCCCTCGCCCGCACCGGCCTCACCGACCGGGCCGCCCAGTCCTGGCACACCCTCTCCGGCGGCGAACGCCAACGCACCCAGATCGCCCGCGCCCTCGCCCAGGAACCCCGCGAGCTGCTCCTCGACGAACCCACCAACCACCTCGACATCCAGCACCAACTCGACCTGCTGGCCCTCGTCGCGAGCCTCCCGGTCACCACCGTGATCGCCCTGCACGACCTCAACCTCGCCGCGATGTACTGCGACCGCCTGCTCGTGCTGCGCGCCGGCCGCGCGGTCGCCGAGGGCACCCCGCGCGAGGTGCTGACACCGGCGCTCATCGAGCAGGTCTACGGCGTCCGCGCCGAGGTCACCGACGACCCCGGCCACCCGGTGATCCGCTTCCTGCGGCCGGTCGGCCCCGTGGGGCGGTGCTGA